The proteins below come from a single uncultured Carboxylicivirga sp. genomic window:
- the recJ gene encoding single-stranded-DNA-specific exonuclease RecJ yields MEKRWSIKPESDPQVVSHLAEVLNINHVLANLLVQRGVTNYDEAKAFFRPKLTDLHNPFLMKDVERAVHRINKAFDSGENIMIYGDYDVDGTTSVALVYSFLRIHYEKLQFYIPNRYEEGYGISYKGIDFAAEQNITLVIALDCGIKAVEKVAYAKEKGIDFIICDHHTPGDVLPDAAACLDPKRSDCNYPDKNLSGCGVGFKLMQAFCRYNDFREAELYDLIDLVAVSIASDIVPIIGENRILAYYGLQKLNSSPGIGLKSIIKIAGMEGREITISDIVFKIGPRINAAGRIDAGSDAVDLLVFNQENERLIKEMSESIDASNETRKDLDRSITIEAHDLIAGNQELLDKKSTILFNPDWHKGVIGIVASRLTESFYRPTIILTESKGFATGSARSVEGFDLYKAIESCSDLLENFGGHMYAAGLTLKIENIPSFQKRFEQYVEENILPEQLVPQIDIDSILHLKDITPKFNRILKQFRPFGPGNMKPVFATRNVFDYGTSKAVGKDKDHLKLELIEEHSAAIKQGIAFSMGSCLQKIKENNAFDICYTVEENFYNGITTLQVMLKDIQFQDRN; encoded by the coding sequence ATGGAAAAAAGATGGAGCATAAAACCCGAGAGTGACCCACAGGTTGTTAGTCACTTAGCCGAGGTTCTAAATATCAATCATGTGTTGGCCAATCTCTTGGTACAGCGAGGGGTGACTAACTATGATGAAGCTAAAGCTTTTTTTCGTCCCAAATTAACTGATTTGCATAATCCCTTTCTAATGAAAGATGTGGAAAGGGCAGTACATCGTATTAACAAAGCCTTTGATAGTGGCGAAAACATCATGATTTATGGAGATTATGATGTAGATGGAACTACTAGTGTGGCTTTGGTTTATTCTTTCTTACGTATTCATTACGAGAAACTACAGTTTTATATCCCGAATCGTTACGAGGAAGGATATGGAATTTCTTATAAAGGTATAGATTTTGCTGCTGAGCAAAATATTACGCTGGTAATTGCTTTGGATTGTGGTATTAAGGCAGTTGAAAAAGTTGCTTACGCAAAAGAAAAAGGTATCGATTTTATTATTTGTGATCACCATACACCTGGTGATGTATTACCTGATGCAGCAGCTTGTCTTGATCCTAAAAGAAGTGATTGTAATTATCCTGATAAGAACCTATCGGGTTGTGGGGTTGGCTTTAAGTTGATGCAGGCTTTTTGTCGTTATAATGACTTTAGAGAGGCTGAACTGTATGATTTAATTGATCTTGTTGCCGTTAGTATTGCTTCTGATATTGTTCCTATTATAGGGGAAAATCGTATTTTAGCATATTATGGTCTTCAAAAGCTTAACTCTAGTCCAGGTATTGGTTTAAAATCTATTATTAAGATTGCAGGCATGGAAGGGCGGGAAATTACAATAAGTGATATTGTATTTAAAATTGGTCCGAGAATTAATGCTGCAGGTAGAATTGATGCAGGCAGCGATGCTGTTGATCTTTTAGTTTTTAATCAGGAGAACGAGCGTCTGATTAAAGAAATGAGTGAAAGTATTGATGCTAGTAATGAAACCAGAAAAGATCTGGACAGAAGTATTACTATCGAAGCTCATGATTTAATTGCAGGTAATCAAGAGCTCTTAGATAAGAAATCTACTATATTATTTAATCCTGATTGGCATAAAGGAGTTATTGGAATTGTTGCATCTCGTTTGACAGAGTCCTTTTATCGTCCAACTATAATTTTAACAGAATCAAAAGGGTTTGCAACAGGTAGTGCTCGTTCTGTTGAAGGATTTGATTTGTATAAGGCTATTGAATCTTGCAGTGATTTATTGGAAAACTTTGGTGGACATATGTATGCTGCAGGTTTAACGCTTAAAATAGAGAATATTCCTTCTTTTCAAAAACGTTTTGAGCAATATGTCGAAGAGAATATTTTACCGGAGCAATTAGTCCCTCAAATTGATATTGACTCTATTCTACATTTAAAAGATATAACTCCAAAATTTAATAGAATACTTAAGCAGTTTCGTCCGTTTGGCCCTGGTAATATGAAACCAGTTTTTGCTACGAGAAATGTTTTCGATTATGGTACCAGCAAGGCTGTAGGTAAGGATAAAGATCATCTTAAACTTGAGTTGATCGAAGAACATTCTGCTGCAATTAAGCAAGGTATTGCTTTCTCGATGGGTAGTTGTCTTCAAAAAATCAAGGAGAATAATGCCTTTGATATTTGTTACACGGTTGAAGAAAACTTCTATAATGGCATTACTACACTACAAGTTATGCTAAAAGATATTCAATTTCAGGATCGAAATTAA
- the lipB gene encoding lipoyl(octanoyl) transferase LipB, whose amino-acid sequence MKPANTIFEDLGVSDYKKVWDYQEELFAKVVDVKLFNREHTDSTKPIENHLLFVEHPHVYTLGKSGVQNNLLINEQFLKQINATFYKINRGGDITYHGPGQIVGYPIFDLEEMDLQIRSYIYNLEQAIIETIAEYGLIGERLDGATGVWLDTTIPGKARKICAIGVKASRYVSMHGFALNVNTDLNYFNHINPCGFVDKGVTSLQKELNKIVDIEEVKDILLKKISKIFNLQLSK is encoded by the coding sequence ATGAAACCCGCCAATACCATATTTGAAGATTTAGGAGTTAGCGATTATAAAAAAGTTTGGGATTATCAGGAAGAGCTTTTTGCTAAGGTAGTTGATGTAAAACTTTTTAATCGAGAGCATACCGATTCGACAAAACCAATCGAAAATCATTTGCTTTTTGTAGAACATCCGCATGTTTATACCTTAGGAAAGAGTGGTGTACAGAATAATTTACTTATTAATGAGCAGTTTCTGAAGCAAATCAATGCTACTTTTTATAAAATCAACAGAGGTGGTGATATTACCTATCATGGACCCGGGCAAATTGTAGGTTATCCAATTTTTGATTTGGAAGAGATGGATCTTCAAATTAGAAGTTATATATATAATTTAGAGCAAGCAATCATTGAAACTATTGCTGAATATGGTCTAATTGGCGAACGCTTAGATGGAGCAACCGGAGTTTGGCTTGATACTACAATACCGGGTAAAGCACGTAAAATTTGTGCTATTGGAGTAAAAGCCAGCAGATATGTATCGATGCACGGTTTTGCTCTCAATGTAAATACCGATCTTAACTACTTTAATCACATTAATCCTTGTGGTTTTGTAGATAAAGGAGTTACTTCATTACAAAAAGAATTGAATAAAATAGTTGACATCGAAGAAGTAAAAGATATATTGTTGAAAAAAATATCAAAAATATTTAATCTACAATTAAGCAAGTGA
- the lipA gene encoding lipoyl synthase, translating to MVKIKSRVSKPDWLKIQLPNTADYNWMHKTIRDNKLHTICTSGKCPNAAECWGRGTATFMILGDICTRACKFCNVKTGKPNPVDLKEPLRIARSIQIMKLKHAVITSVDRDDLEDGGAEIWAATIRKTKELNPDTTMEVLIPDFNGLQHLVQIVMDAKPEVISHNLETVRRLTPIIRTKAKYDISLRTLKYIADGGMVAKSGIMLGLGETEEEVFEAMDDLLAVGVKVLTIGQYLQPTQDHLPVSEYVTPEQFKKYEQVGLEKGFKYVESGPLVRSSYHADKHINALK from the coding sequence ATGGTAAAAATAAAGAGCAGAGTATCCAAACCCGATTGGTTGAAAATACAATTACCCAATACGGCTGATTATAATTGGATGCATAAGACCATACGAGATAATAAATTGCATACTATATGTACTAGCGGGAAATGTCCAAATGCGGCTGAGTGTTGGGGACGTGGAACGGCAACGTTTATGATTTTGGGTGATATCTGTACACGTGCTTGTAAATTCTGTAATGTGAAAACGGGTAAGCCAAATCCTGTTGATTTAAAAGAACCATTGAGAATTGCACGGTCGATTCAAATTATGAAATTAAAACATGCTGTAATTACTTCAGTTGACAGAGATGATTTGGAAGATGGAGGTGCTGAAATCTGGGCAGCTACCATTCGAAAAACAAAAGAGTTAAATCCTGATACTACAATGGAAGTTCTTATTCCTGATTTTAATGGTTTGCAACATTTAGTTCAGATAGTTATGGATGCAAAACCTGAAGTCATTTCGCATAATCTGGAAACAGTTCGTCGTTTAACACCAATTATTCGTACGAAGGCAAAATACGATATTAGCTTGCGTACATTAAAATATATCGCTGATGGAGGGATGGTTGCCAAGTCGGGTATTATGCTTGGATTGGGTGAAACAGAAGAAGAAGTATTTGAAGCAATGGATGATTTATTGGCTGTAGGAGTTAAGGTACTTACCATAGGGCAGTATTTACAGCCAACACAAGATCATTTACCTGTATCGGAATATGTAACACCAGAGCAGTTTAAAAAGTACGAGCAGGTTGGATTGGAGAAAGGTTTTAAGTATGTTGAGAGTGGTCCTTTGGTTCGTTCTTCGTATCATGCCGATAAACATATTAATGCTTTAAAATAG